Proteins encoded in a region of the Pseudomonas viciae genome:
- a CDS encoding GlxA family transcriptional regulator, which produces MSQDFYFLLMPGFSAIGFISAIEPLRVANRFRGELYRWHVLSADGGAVLASNGMSVNADAALEPLKKGATLWVVAGFEPLKFATPALERWLHRLDNEGVTLGGIDTGSVVLAEAGLLEGHRVTLHWEAIEAFKESYPQLSVTQELFEIDRRRITCAGGTASIDLMLDLIGQAHGAELAIQVSEQFVLGRIRPRKDHQRMEIASRYGIRNKKLVHVIGEMETHSEPPLSTLELAESIGVTRRQLERLFRLHLNDTPSNFYLRLRLEKARQLLRQTDMSVLEVSIACGFESPSYFTRSYRARFARCPREDRRRQGDGRELV; this is translated from the coding sequence GGTGGCCAATCGTTTTCGCGGCGAGCTGTATCGCTGGCATGTGTTGAGTGCCGATGGCGGAGCGGTGCTGGCGAGCAATGGCATGTCGGTCAACGCCGATGCCGCGCTGGAACCGCTGAAGAAGGGCGCGACCCTCTGGGTGGTGGCGGGATTCGAACCGCTGAAGTTCGCCACCCCGGCCCTGGAGCGTTGGCTGCATCGGCTGGACAACGAAGGTGTGACCCTGGGCGGTATCGACACCGGCAGTGTGGTCCTGGCCGAGGCGGGCCTGCTGGAAGGGCACCGCGTGACCCTGCACTGGGAAGCGATCGAGGCGTTCAAGGAATCTTATCCACAGCTGAGCGTGACCCAGGAGCTGTTTGAAATCGACCGTCGACGCATTACCTGCGCCGGTGGCACCGCGTCCATCGACCTGATGCTCGACCTGATCGGCCAGGCCCACGGTGCCGAATTGGCGATTCAGGTCAGCGAGCAGTTCGTGCTCGGCCGCATCCGTCCGCGCAAAGACCACCAGCGCATGGAAATCGCCAGCCGCTACGGCATTCGCAACAAGAAGTTGGTGCACGTCATCGGCGAGATGGAAACCCACAGCGAGCCGCCCTTGAGCACCCTTGAACTGGCCGAGTCCATTGGCGTGACCCGCCGTCAACTCGAACGCCTGTTCCGCCTGCACCTGAACGACACTCCGAGCAATTTCTACCTGCGCCTGCGCCTGGAAAAGGCCCGGCAATTGCTGCGCCAGACCGACATGAGCGTTTTGGAGGTGAGCATTGCCTGCGGTTTTGAATCACCGTCGTACTTCACTCGCAGCTATCGAGCACGGTTCGCGCGCTGCCCACGGGAGGATCGGCGGCGGCAGGGGGATGGACGGGAGCTGGTTTGA
- a CDS encoding lysozyme inhibitor LprI family protein, giving the protein MKSIFLALALISTVAHATEDTEPNPCDAVENDVQTLACSAYGKTAAEQLLNENLQSLFERLQTRYASDKAQLSDITSKIKAAQQLWQKQRDADCAIAAFPAKPGSEAYKIAENDCMAQVSDDRSEFLESIGQE; this is encoded by the coding sequence ATGAAATCAATCTTCCTGGCTTTGGCACTGATCAGCACCGTCGCACACGCGACCGAAGACACCGAACCAAACCCCTGCGACGCCGTGGAAAACGACGTCCAGACCCTGGCCTGCTCGGCCTACGGCAAAACCGCCGCCGAACAACTGCTCAATGAAAACCTGCAGAGCCTCTTCGAGCGCCTGCAAACCCGCTACGCCAGCGACAAGGCCCAACTCAGCGACATCACCAGCAAGATCAAGGCCGCCCAACAACTCTGGCAAAAACAGCGCGACGCCGACTGTGCCATCGCCGCCTTCCCGGCCAAACCCGGCAGCGAAGCCTACAAAATCGCCGAAAACGACTGCATGGCCCAGGTGAGCGACGATCGGTCGGAGTTTTTGGAGTCGATTGGGCAGGAGTGA
- the dgcB gene encoding dimethylglycine demethylation protein DgcB, with the protein MLNTLLPILLFAALGLAVLGALRRVNMWRRGRPSKVDLIGGLFAMPKRYMVDLHHVVARDKYIANTHVATAGGFVLAAVLAILVHGFGLQNRILGYALLFATLLMFSGAIFVALRRRNPPSRLSKGPWMRLPKSLFAFSISFFLVTLPVAGILPADFGGWVLVALLGLGVLWGVSEMFFGMTWGGPMKHAFAGALHLAWHRRAERFGGGRSTGLKPLDLSDPTAPLGVEKPKDFTWNQLLGFDACVQCGKCEAACPAFAAGQPLNPKKLIQDMVVGLAGGTDAKFAGSPYPGKPVGEHAGNPHQPIVNGLVDAETLWSCTTCRACVEECPMMIEHVDAIVDMRRHLTLEKGATPNKGAEVLENLIATDNPGGFAPGGRMNWAADLNLNLLSEKKSTDVLFWVGDGAFDMRNQRTLRAFVKVLKAAKVDFAVLGLEERDSGDVARRLGDEATFQLLAKRNIQTLAKYSFNRIVTCDPHSFHVLKNEYGAFDGNYLVQHHSTYLAEIIDAGALSLGQHKGDSVTYHDPCYLGRYNGEYEAPRQVLRALGIEVKEMQRSGFRSRCCGGGGGAPITDIPGKQRIPDMRMEDIRETGAELVAVGCPQCTAMLEGVVEPRPLIKDIAELVADALLEDAAPGKTAAPVKREPAEVH; encoded by the coding sequence ATGCTGAACACCCTTCTTCCCATCCTGCTGTTCGCCGCTTTGGGCCTCGCGGTCCTTGGCGCCTTGCGGCGGGTGAACATGTGGCGCCGGGGCCGACCGTCCAAGGTCGACCTGATCGGCGGTCTCTTCGCCATGCCCAAGCGCTACATGGTGGACTTGCACCACGTAGTGGCGCGGGACAAATACATCGCCAACACCCACGTCGCCACGGCGGGCGGCTTTGTGCTGGCGGCGGTATTGGCGATCCTGGTGCACGGCTTCGGCCTCCAGAACCGCATCCTGGGCTATGCCTTGCTGTTTGCCACGCTGCTGATGTTCAGCGGCGCGATTTTCGTCGCCCTGCGCCGGCGCAACCCACCGTCACGGCTGTCGAAAGGCCCGTGGATGCGCCTGCCGAAAAGCCTGTTCGCGTTTTCCATCAGCTTCTTCCTGGTGACCTTGCCGGTGGCGGGGATCTTGCCGGCGGACTTCGGTGGCTGGGTACTGGTGGCATTGCTGGGCCTGGGCGTGCTTTGGGGCGTGTCGGAGATGTTCTTCGGCATGACCTGGGGCGGGCCGATGAAGCACGCCTTCGCCGGTGCCCTGCACCTGGCCTGGCACCGCCGTGCCGAGCGTTTTGGCGGTGGCCGCTCCACCGGCCTCAAACCGCTGGACCTGAGCGACCCCACCGCGCCGCTGGGCGTTGAGAAACCCAAGGACTTCACCTGGAACCAACTGCTTGGCTTCGACGCCTGCGTGCAGTGCGGCAAGTGCGAAGCTGCTTGCCCGGCCTTTGCCGCCGGCCAGCCGCTGAACCCGAAGAAACTCATTCAGGACATGGTCGTCGGCCTGGCCGGCGGCACCGATGCGAAGTTCGCCGGCAGTCCGTACCCCGGTAAACCGGTGGGCGAACATGCTGGCAATCCCCATCAGCCGATCGTCAACGGCCTGGTGGACGCCGAGACACTATGGTCGTGCACCACCTGCCGGGCCTGCGTGGAGGAATGCCCGATGATGATCGAGCACGTCGATGCCATCGTCGACATGCGCAGGCACCTGACCCTGGAAAAGGGCGCCACGCCGAACAAGGGCGCCGAGGTCCTGGAAAACCTCATCGCCACCGACAACCCGGGTGGTTTCGCCCCGGGTGGGCGGATGAACTGGGCGGCGGACCTGAACCTCAATCTGCTCAGCGAGAAGAAGTCTACCGACGTGCTGTTCTGGGTTGGCGACGGTGCTTTCGACATGCGCAACCAACGCACCCTGCGTGCCTTCGTCAAAGTGCTCAAAGCCGCAAAAGTCGACTTCGCCGTGCTCGGCCTCGAAGAGCGCGACAGCGGCGATGTGGCCCGGCGCCTGGGCGATGAAGCGACCTTCCAGCTGTTGGCCAAACGCAACATCCAGACCCTGGCCAAGTACAGTTTCAATCGCATCGTCACCTGCGACCCCCATAGCTTCCACGTGCTGAAAAACGAATACGGCGCTTTCGATGGCAACTACCTGGTGCAGCACCACAGCACCTACCTGGCGGAGATCATCGACGCTGGTGCCCTCAGCCTCGGCCAGCACAAGGGCGACAGCGTGACCTATCACGACCCGTGCTACCTGGGCCGCTACAACGGCGAATACGAGGCGCCACGCCAAGTGCTGCGTGCGCTGGGTATCGAGGTCAAGGAAATGCAGCGTTCCGGTTTCCGCTCGCGTTGCTGCGGCGGTGGCGGCGGTGCGCCGATCACCGACATCCCGGGCAAGCAGCGGATTCCCGACATGCGCATGGAAGACATCCGCGAAACCGGCGCCGAGCTGGTGGCCGTGGGTTGTCCACAATGCACCGCGATGCTTGAAGGTGTGGTCGAGCCGCGACCGTTGATCAAGGACATCGCCGAGTTGGTGGCCGACGCCCTGCTCGAAGACGCGGCCCCGGGCAAAACCGCGGCCCCGGTCAAACGTGAACCTGCGGAGGTGCATTAA
- a CDS encoding dipeptidase, protein MSPAQLHADSIVIDGLIIAKWNRDLFEDMRKGGLTAANCTVSVWEGFQATINNIVASQKLIRENSDLVIPVKTTADIRRAKEQGKTGIIFGFQNAHAFEDQLGYVEIFKQLGVGVVQMCYNTQNLVGTGCYERDGGLSGFGREIVAEMNRVGIMCDLSHVGSKTSEEVILESKKPVCYSHCLPSGLKEHPRNKSDEELKFIADHGGFVGVTMFAPFLAKGIDSTIDDYAEAIEYTMNIVGEDAIGIGTDFTQGHGQDFFEMLTHDKGYARRLTSFGKIINPLGIRTVGEFPNLTETLLKRGHPERVVRKIMGENWVNVLKDVWGE, encoded by the coding sequence ATGAGCCCAGCGCAATTGCACGCCGACAGCATCGTTATCGACGGGCTGATCATTGCCAAGTGGAACCGCGACCTGTTCGAAGACATGCGCAAGGGCGGCCTGACTGCAGCCAACTGCACCGTGTCGGTGTGGGAAGGTTTCCAGGCCACCATCAACAACATCGTCGCCAGCCAGAAACTGATCCGCGAGAACAGCGACCTGGTGATCCCGGTGAAAACCACCGCCGACATCCGTCGTGCCAAGGAACAGGGCAAGACCGGCATCATCTTCGGTTTCCAGAACGCCCACGCTTTCGAAGACCAGCTCGGCTACGTCGAGATCTTCAAGCAGCTGGGCGTGGGTGTGGTGCAGATGTGCTACAACACCCAGAACCTGGTCGGCACCGGTTGCTACGAGCGTGACGGCGGCCTGTCGGGCTTCGGTCGCGAAATCGTCGCCGAGATGAACCGGGTCGGCATCATGTGCGACCTGTCCCACGTCGGTTCCAAGACGTCCGAAGAAGTCATCCTCGAATCGAAGAAACCGGTGTGCTATTCCCACTGCCTGCCGTCCGGCCTGAAAGAGCACCCGCGCAACAAATCCGATGAAGAACTGAAGTTCATCGCCGACCACGGCGGTTTCGTCGGTGTGACCATGTTCGCGCCGTTCCTGGCCAAGGGCATCGATTCGACCATCGACGATTACGCCGAAGCCATCGAATACACCATGAACATCGTGGGCGAGGACGCCATCGGCATCGGCACCGACTTCACCCAGGGCCACGGCCAGGACTTCTTCGAAATGCTGACCCACGACAAGGGCTACGCCCGTCGTCTGACCAGCTTCGGCAAGATCATCAACCCCCTGGGCATCCGCACCGTGGGCGAGTTCCCGAACCTCACCGAGACGCTGCTCAAGCGCGGCCATCCTGAGCGGGTGGTACGCAAGATCATGGGCGAGAACTGGGTCAACGTCCTCAAAGACGTCTGGGGCGAATAA
- a CDS encoding DUF3010 family protein → MKTCGIEIKGSEAIIAVASLDQQTLTHIVLNTKKIALDDDDEAANVKAFAAQVQAFVVDNGIERIAIKKRSKKGEFAGGPTTFKIEGVFQLLEGCEVTLLSPQTINAQSKKHDFAPPATLNKYQHEAYKAACSALVKK, encoded by the coding sequence ATGAAAACCTGCGGCATCGAAATCAAAGGCAGCGAAGCGATCATCGCCGTGGCCTCACTGGATCAACAGACGCTGACCCATATCGTCCTCAACACCAAGAAAATCGCCCTGGACGACGATGACGAAGCCGCCAACGTCAAGGCCTTCGCCGCTCAGGTGCAGGCGTTCGTGGTGGATAACGGTATCGAACGCATCGCCATCAAGAAGCGCAGCAAGAAAGGTGAGTTCGCCGGAGGGCCGACGACGTTCAAGATCGAAGGAGTGTTCCAGTTGCTGGAAGGTTGCGAGGTGACACTACTGTCGCCGCAGACCATCAACGCGCAGAGCAAAAAGCATGACTTCGCCCCGCCGGCGACGCTGAACAAGTATCAGCATGAGGCTTATAAGGCAGCATGTTCGGCGCTGGTGAAGAAATAG
- the dgcA gene encoding dimethylglycine demethylation protein DgcA yields the protein MAFEAMFQPIQIGKLTIRNRVLSTAHAEVYATDGGMTTDRYVKYYEEKAKGGIGLAICGGSSVVAIDSPQEWWSSVNLSTDRIIPHFQNLADAMHKHGAKIMIQITHMGRRSRWDGFNWPTLMSPSGVREPVHRATCKTIEPEEIWRVIGNYASAAKRAKAGGLDGVELSAVHQHMIDQFWSPRVNKRTDEWGGTFEGRMKFGLEVLKAVRAEVGDDFCVGMRICGDEFHPDGLSHEDMKQIAKYYDDTGMLDFIGVVGSGCDTHNTLANVIPNMSYPPEPFLHLAAGIKEVVKVPVLHAQNIKDPNQATRILEGGYVDMVGMTRAHIADPHLIAKIKMGQIDQIKQCVGANYCIDRQYQGLDVLCIQNAATSREYMGVPHIIEKSTGPKRKVVVVGAGPAGMEAARVAAERGHDVTLFEKKEFIGGQITTASKAPQRDQIAGITRWFQLELARLKVDLRLGVAADAATIMDLRPDVVVLAVGGHPNLEQNEHWGAAEGLVVSSWDVLDGKVAPGKNVLVYDTICEFTGMSVADFLADKGSQVEIVTDDIKPGVAIGGTSFPTYYRSMYPKEVIMTGDMMLEKVYREGDKLVAVLENEYTGAKEERVVDQVVVENGVRPDEEIYYALKEGSRNKGQIDVEALFAIKPQPCLEQSGEGYLLFRIGDCVAQRNTHAAIYDALRLCKDF from the coding sequence ATGGCTTTTGAAGCAATGTTCCAGCCGATCCAGATCGGCAAACTGACCATCCGCAACCGCGTGCTCAGCACCGCCCACGCCGAGGTTTACGCCACCGACGGCGGCATGACCACCGATCGGTACGTGAAGTATTACGAAGAGAAGGCCAAGGGCGGCATCGGCCTGGCGATCTGTGGTGGCTCGTCCGTGGTTGCCATCGACAGCCCGCAGGAATGGTGGAGTTCGGTGAACCTGTCCACCGACCGCATCATCCCGCACTTCCAGAACCTGGCCGACGCCATGCACAAGCATGGCGCCAAGATCATGATCCAGATTACCCACATGGGCCGGCGCTCACGTTGGGACGGCTTCAACTGGCCGACTCTGATGTCGCCGTCCGGCGTGCGTGAGCCGGTGCACCGCGCCACTTGCAAGACCATCGAGCCGGAAGAAATCTGGCGGGTGATCGGCAACTACGCCAGCGCCGCCAAGCGCGCCAAGGCCGGTGGCCTGGACGGCGTCGAGCTGTCGGCCGTGCACCAGCACATGATCGACCAGTTCTGGAGCCCGCGGGTCAACAAGCGTACCGACGAATGGGGCGGCACCTTCGAAGGCCGCATGAAGTTCGGCCTGGAAGTGTTGAAGGCCGTGCGCGCCGAGGTCGGTGACGACTTCTGCGTGGGCATGCGCATCTGCGGTGACGAGTTCCACCCGGACGGCTTGTCCCACGAGGACATGAAGCAGATCGCCAAGTATTACGATGACACCGGCATGCTGGACTTCATCGGCGTGGTGGGCTCGGGTTGCGACACCCACAACACCCTGGCCAACGTCATCCCGAACATGAGTTATCCACCGGAGCCGTTCCTGCACCTGGCCGCCGGTATCAAGGAAGTGGTCAAGGTCCCGGTGCTGCACGCGCAGAACATCAAGGACCCGAACCAGGCCACGCGGATTCTGGAGGGCGGGTACGTCGACATGGTCGGCATGACTCGCGCGCACATTGCCGACCCGCACCTGATCGCCAAGATCAAGATGGGCCAGATCGACCAGATCAAACAGTGTGTCGGCGCCAACTACTGCATCGACCGTCAGTACCAGGGTCTGGACGTGCTGTGCATCCAGAACGCCGCGACCTCCCGTGAATACATGGGCGTGCCGCACATCATCGAGAAGTCCACCGGGCCGAAACGCAAGGTGGTGGTGGTCGGTGCCGGCCCGGCCGGGATGGAAGCGGCGCGGGTAGCCGCCGAGCGCGGGCACGACGTGACCCTGTTCGAGAAGAAAGAATTCATCGGTGGGCAGATCACTACGGCCTCGAAAGCCCCGCAACGGGACCAGATCGCCGGTATCACCCGCTGGTTCCAACTGGAACTGGCGCGGTTGAAAGTCGACCTGCGCCTGGGCGTGGCGGCTGACGCGGCGACCATCATGGACCTGCGTCCGGACGTGGTGGTGCTGGCCGTCGGTGGGCATCCAAACCTGGAGCAGAACGAGCACTGGGGCGCCGCCGAGGGGCTGGTGGTCAGCAGTTGGGACGTGCTCGACGGCAAGGTCGCGCCAGGCAAGAACGTGCTGGTCTACGACACCATTTGCGAATTCACCGGCATGTCGGTGGCCGACTTCCTCGCCGACAAGGGCAGCCAGGTCGAGATCGTCACCGACGACATCAAGCCGGGCGTGGCGATTGGCGGGACCTCGTTCCCCACTTACTACCGCAGCATGTACCCCAAGGAAGTGATCATGACCGGGGACATGATGCTGGAGAAGGTCTACCGCGAAGGCGACAAGCTGGTGGCGGTGCTGGAGAACGAATACACCGGTGCCAAGGAAGAGCGCGTGGTGGACCAGGTGGTGGTGGAAAACGGCGTGCGTCCGGACGAAGAGATCTACTACGCGCTCAAGGAAGGTTCGCGCAACAAGGGCCAGATCGACGTCGAAGCCCTGTTCGCGATCAAGCCGCAACCGTGCCTGGAGCAGAGCGGCGAGGGCTACCTGCTGTTCCGCATTGGCGACTGTGTGGCCCAGCGTAATACCCACGCCGCCATCTACGACGCTTTGCGGCTGTGCAAGGATTTCTAA
- a CDS encoding DUF5943 domain-containing protein, with amino-acid sequence MAKIAPQLPIEVDSETGVWTSDALPMLYVPRHFFVNNHMGIEEVLGAEAYAEILYKAGYKSAWHWCEKEAECHGLEGVAVFEHYMKRLSQRGWGLFKIQDIDLDKGTASVKLEHSAFVYVYGKVGRKVDYMFTGWFAGAMDQILAARGSSIRTVAEQVYGGSEEGHDDGLFIVKPL; translated from the coding sequence ATGGCCAAAATCGCCCCGCAACTGCCTATCGAAGTCGACAGCGAAACCGGTGTCTGGACCTCCGACGCCTTGCCGATGCTCTACGTGCCGCGTCACTTTTTCGTCAATAACCACATGGGCATCGAAGAAGTGCTGGGCGCCGAGGCCTACGCCGAGATTCTCTACAAGGCCGGCTACAAATCCGCCTGGCACTGGTGTGAAAAAGAAGCCGAGTGCCACGGTCTGGAAGGTGTCGCGGTGTTCGAGCACTACATGAAGCGCCTGTCCCAGCGCGGTTGGGGCCTGTTCAAGATCCAGGACATCGACCTCGACAAAGGCACCGCCAGCGTCAAGCTCGAACACTCGGCGTTCGTCTATGTGTACGGCAAGGTCGGACGCAAGGTCGACTACATGTTCACCGGCTGGTTCGCCGGCGCCATGGACCAGATCCTTGCCGCCCGCGGCAGTTCGATCCGCACCGTGGCCGAGCAGGTCTACGGCGGTTCCGAAGAAGGCCACGACGACGGCCTGTTCATCGTCAAGCCGTTGTAA